A stretch of Chitinophagales bacterium DNA encodes these proteins:
- a CDS encoding IscS subfamily cysteine desulfurase: MKLPIYLDNSATTPVDPRVLEVMLPYYTEKFGNAASRTHAFGWIGEEAVDHARERCARLINASPTEIIFTSGSTESNNLALKGVFEMFASKGNHIITVVTEHKSVLDACKHLEKYGANITYLQVDKKGRIDIKELENAITDKTILVSIMYGNNEIGILQPVKEISEVARKHHVLFHTDATQAAGKINIDVEADGIDLLSFSAHKIYGPKGVGALYVRRRNPRVRITAQIDGGGHERGMRSGTLNVPGIAGFGMASEICANEMLAEAAYQQKMRDKLEKELLKQEEVYVNGDTERRLPHITNLSFKHVESESLMIALSKNIAVASGSACTSASLEPSYVLKALGLSNELAYSSIRFSVGRFNTEEEVNYAIQYVTESVKKIRERSSLWETHKKDIIIREIEEVRK; encoded by the coding sequence ATAAAGCTACCGATTTACCTGGATAACAGTGCTACTACACCCGTAGATCCAAGGGTATTGGAAGTAATGTTGCCTTACTACACGGAAAAATTTGGAAATGCTGCAAGTCGCACTCATGCCTTTGGATGGATAGGTGAAGAGGCAGTTGATCATGCCCGGGAACGGTGCGCCCGTCTTATTAATGCAAGCCCAACAGAAATTATATTTACTTCAGGTTCAACTGAATCGAATAATCTTGCTTTAAAGGGTGTTTTTGAAATGTTCGCTTCGAAAGGAAATCATATTATCACCGTTGTTACGGAGCATAAAAGCGTATTGGATGCGTGTAAGCACCTGGAGAAATATGGAGCTAACATTACTTACCTGCAGGTAGATAAAAAAGGCAGAATTGATATAAAGGAATTGGAAAATGCCATTACTGATAAGACGATTTTAGTTTCCATCATGTATGGTAATAATGAGATCGGTATTCTTCAGCCTGTTAAAGAAATTTCAGAAGTGGCCAGAAAACACCATGTTCTGTTCCATACCGATGCAACTCAAGCGGCAGGTAAAATAAATATAGATGTGGAGGCTGATGGTATCGATCTGCTTTCTTTTTCAGCTCATAAAATTTACGGTCCAAAAGGAGTTGGCGCCCTGTATGTGCGAAGAAGAAATCCAAGGGTAAGGATAACCGCCCAAATAGATGGAGGAGGGCATGAACGAGGAATGCGGTCAGGTACGTTAAATGTTCCCGGCATTGCGGGTTTCGGCATGGCTTCAGAAATTTGTGCAAATGAAATGCTGGCCGAGGCTGCGTACCAACAGAAAATGCGTGATAAATTGGAGAAGGAATTATTAAAACAGGAAGAAGTTTATGTTAATGGTGACACTGAACGCCGGTTACCACACATTACCAATCTTTCCTTTAAGCATGTAGAAAGTGAAAGCCTGATGATAGCCTTAAGTAAGAATATTGCTGTAGCATCCGGAAGTGCCTGTACTTCTGCATCGCTGGAACCTTCTTATGTATTAAAGGCGTTAGGATTAAGTAATGAGCTTGCTTATTCTTCTATAAGGTTTTCTGTTGGCAGATTTAATACTGAAGAAGAAGTTAATTATGCTATTCAGTATGTTACTGAAAGTGTGAAGAAGATCAGGGAACGAAGCTCTTTGTGGGAAACACATAAAAAAGATATAATTATTAGAGAGATAGAAGAAGTCAGAAAGTAA
- a CDS encoding OmpA family protein, translating into MLALLSERSLLFSQINFDTSYSANQLVDKVLMGQGVRAGNIKYSGNRLAIAAFQTDSAVLGIRRGIILSTGSIFNANGPNTSPFITTKFTNSNIKKGQNSDRDLNRISKSITYDIASLEFDFIPFNNRISFIYVFGSEEYSEYVGSRFNDVFAFIINGEKLHNQNLAVIPKTILPVTINTINEKQNSRYFIDNDYFKKVVLNKVVPGQKTTSEEDEKFNNQYEINKRKRKKLNRSRLNTLQYDGLTTVMLASCYVIPYKKYHMKIAIGDVGDSQYDSGVFLEGGSFSSDKDRLQPRFKEYLNLSNTLNFDSIFGLKNSLTKAQKDSAAKEEAEYELYTLTDVNFDFDSYVIPDSSKKELDALAEYLKNHRNYHCDLYGYTDNLGTRNYNQPLSEKRALEVREYLISKNIEPLRLDISGHNYENPVADNNDERGRAKNRRVEIVLIEE; encoded by the coding sequence ATGCTGGCGTTATTAAGTGAAAGGAGTCTTCTTTTTTCACAAATTAATTTTGATACTTCCTATTCTGCAAATCAACTGGTTGATAAAGTATTAATGGGCCAGGGCGTTCGTGCAGGAAATATAAAATATTCAGGAAACCGGCTTGCCATAGCAGCCTTTCAAACAGATTCTGCAGTATTGGGAATCAGGAGAGGAATTATTCTTTCCACTGGAAGTATTTTTAATGCAAACGGGCCCAACACTTCTCCGTTTATAACCACCAAATTCACGAACTCGAATATTAAAAAAGGTCAAAACAGCGACCGGGATTTAAACCGGATCAGCAAAAGCATTACTTATGACATAGCCTCTCTCGAGTTTGATTTTATTCCTTTCAATAATCGGATTTCATTCATTTATGTTTTCGGTTCTGAAGAATATTCAGAATATGTTGGATCGCGATTTAACGATGTATTTGCATTTATAATTAACGGAGAAAAACTCCATAACCAGAATCTTGCTGTAATTCCAAAGACAATTTTACCAGTTACCATTAATACTATTAATGAGAAGCAAAATTCCAGGTATTTCATTGATAATGACTATTTCAAAAAAGTAGTCTTAAATAAAGTAGTACCAGGGCAAAAAACTACTTCGGAAGAAGATGAAAAATTCAATAACCAATACGAGATTAACAAGCGAAAACGAAAAAAGCTGAATCGCTCCAGGTTAAATACTTTGCAATATGATGGATTAACCACCGTGATGCTTGCCTCCTGCTATGTAATTCCATATAAAAAATATCATATGAAGATCGCCATAGGCGATGTGGGGGATTCACAATATGACTCAGGAGTATTTCTAGAAGGAGGTTCGTTCAGCAGTGATAAAGACAGGTTACAACCTCGGTTTAAGGAGTATTTAAACCTTAGCAATACGCTTAACTTTGACAGCATCTTTGGATTAAAAAACTCACTTACAAAAGCTCAAAAGGATTCCGCTGCAAAAGAGGAAGCAGAATACGAGCTCTATACTCTTACTGATGTAAACTTTGATTTTGATTCGTATGTTATTCCTGACAGCTCAAAAAAAGAATTAGATGCATTGGCTGAGTATCTAAAAAATCACAGAAATTATCATTGTGATTTATACGGCTATACGGATAACCTTGGAACCAGGAACTATAATCAGCCGCTGTCTGAAAAGCGTGCACTGGAAGTAAGGGAATATTTAATATCAAAAAATATAGAACCTTTACGCCTTGACATTTCAGGCCACAATTACGAAAACCCCGTTGCAGACAATAATGACGAGCGCGGACGTGCTAAAAACCGGAGGGTAGAAATTGTATTAATTGAAGAATAG
- a CDS encoding rod shape-determining protein MreD — MHIVRFILLVLGQVLILNNIHLHGLFNPYIYPLFILLLPFQTSRGLQLLLAFLLGLVIDFYSGTGGLHASALTVVAFLRPYLIIAMKPNDGYQPEDRPTISSMGFTWFSIYASILIFVHHLYFFIIETLSLQQIFFVFSKIIISAAVSVLLMILLQYVFYRRKKTRLV; from the coding sequence GTGCATATTGTCCGTTTTATATTGCTTGTTTTAGGACAGGTTTTAATCCTGAATAACATTCATTTACACGGTTTATTCAATCCTTACATTTACCCATTGTTTATTTTATTACTCCCTTTTCAGACTTCAAGAGGGTTACAATTGCTACTGGCATTTCTGCTGGGCTTAGTAATTGACTTTTATTCAGGAACAGGGGGATTGCATGCTTCTGCCTTAACTGTAGTAGCATTTTTACGTCCCTATCTGATCATTGCTATGAAACCAAATGATGGTTACCAGCCTGAAGACCGGCCAACTATCTCCAGTATGGGATTTACCTGGTTTTCCATTTATGCCTCTATACTTATATTTGTTCATCACCTCTATTTCTTTATAATCGAAACACTTAGCCTTCAGCAAATTTTTTTCGTTTTTTCCAAAATAATAATAAGTGCCGCTGTATCAGTTTTGCTGATGATTCTGCTCCAATATGTTTTTTACAGAAGAAAGAAAACACGTCTTGTATAA
- a CDS encoding rod shape-determining protein, producing MKLFNFLTQEIAIDLGTANTVIIHNDKVVVDEPSIVAINRITSKVVAVGKKAMQMHEKTHDNLKTIRPLKDGVIADFNAAETMIREMIKMINPKGFLFQPTWRMVICIPSSITEVEKRAVRDSAEQAGAREVYLIHEPMAAALGIGIDVEEPVGHMIIDIGGGTTGISVIALAGIVCDQSIRVAGDEFTADIMDYIRRQHNMLIGERSAEAIKINVGAAMIDIDDPPEDFAVHGRDLMTGIPKQITVNYQEIAHALDKSIAKIEEAVLKALETTPPELASDIHRSGLHLTGGGALLRGLDKRLSLKTKLPVTVADDPLRAVVRGTGIALKNIARFPFLMT from the coding sequence ATGAAATTATTCAATTTTCTTACCCAGGAAATCGCTATTGATCTCGGTACCGCAAACACTGTGATCATCCATAATGATAAAGTGGTGGTGGATGAGCCATCAATCGTAGCAATTAACCGCATAACCAGTAAGGTAGTTGCCGTTGGAAAGAAGGCAATGCAGATGCATGAAAAAACTCATGATAACCTTAAGACCATCCGGCCTTTAAAAGATGGCGTAATTGCCGATTTTAATGCAGCAGAAACAATGATCCGCGAAATGATCAAAATGATCAACCCGAAGGGGTTTCTGTTTCAGCCCACATGGCGTATGGTAATCTGCATACCTTCCAGTATAACAGAGGTAGAGAAACGTGCAGTTCGTGATTCAGCGGAGCAGGCAGGTGCGCGTGAAGTTTACCTTATACACGAACCTATGGCAGCAGCGCTTGGCATTGGCATAGATGTGGAAGAGCCGGTTGGTCATATGATCATCGACATAGGAGGAGGCACTACGGGAATTTCGGTGATTGCCCTGGCGGGAATTGTATGCGATCAGTCCATCCGCGTAGCAGGAGATGAATTTACCGCTGACATTATGGATTACATCCGGCGGCAGCATAACATGCTTATAGGTGAACGGTCTGCGGAAGCAATTAAGATCAATGTAGGTGCAGCCATGATTGATATAGATGATCCGCCCGAAGATTTTGCAGTACACGGCCGCGATTTAATGACTGGAATACCGAAACAGATTACAGTTAATTATCAGGAAATTGCCCACGCTCTGGATAAATCGATTGCAAAAATTGAGGAGGCTGTTTTAAAGGCTTTAGAAACAACCCCTCCGGAGCTTGCATCAGATATTCACCGTTCCGGCCTGCATCTTACAGGCGGCGGTGCATTACTCCGTGGACTTGATAAGCGGCTCTCTTTAAAAACCAAACTGCCGGTAACTGTTGCCGATGATCCATTGAGGGCAGTGGTAAGAGGTACTGGAATTGCACTTAAAAATATTGCCCGTTTCCCATTTCTTATGACTTGA
- a CDS encoding low molecular weight phosphotyrosine protein phosphatase: protein MKILFVCLGNICRSPMAEGLIRNILDREGLNWEIDSAGTESYHVGELPDKRAISTCAKFNIDITVQRARRITFQDFSHFDIVYAMAGDVLEEIQFFLRGRTVKAEVKLLMDEVYPGKKQSVPDPWYGSEEGFLPVYKMIESACETIVKKYHNKRESVITG, encoded by the coding sequence ATGAAAATTTTATTTGTCTGTTTAGGAAACATCTGCCGCTCCCCAATGGCAGAAGGGCTTATAAGAAATATATTGGATCGGGAAGGGCTGAATTGGGAAATAGATAGTGCCGGTACCGAATCCTATCATGTAGGCGAATTGCCGGACAAAAGAGCAATAAGCACTTGCGCAAAATTTAACATTGATATTACGGTGCAGCGCGCACGCCGCATAACGTTTCAGGATTTTAGTCATTTTGATATTGTGTATGCCATGGCTGGCGATGTGCTTGAGGAAATACAATTCTTTCTGCGGGGCAGAACTGTTAAAGCTGAAGTGAAGCTTCTGATGGATGAAGTATATCCAGGGAAAAAGCAATCTGTTCCTGATCCCTGGTATGGATCTGAAGAAGGATTTTTGCCTGTATACAAAATGATTGAATCAGCCTGTGAAACCATCGTAAAAAAATATCATAATAAGAGAGAATCCGTTATTACCGGGTGA
- the mreC gene encoding rod shape-determining protein MreC has product MRNLFIFIYRNYAFFFFLLLQSICIVLIVWNENYHQAAFQNLADEWVGRSYKAYNQVTEYLRLGDENSRLSKENARLRMLMPSSFYTDTSNVYSKTDSIHRQLYTYIPARVIETTTNRMKNYIMIDKGKNDGVAPRMAVISPDGIVGIVKNVSAHFATLYSVLHQEVTISGRVRQNGSRGTIRWDGGNPDYVILADITRMEKLRQGDTIYTSGVSRLFPDNVPIGTIDQFSLKPPGNFYDITVRLSTNFRRLDYVYVVNYMMHSESDSLMNRTLENDK; this is encoded by the coding sequence ATGCGTAATTTATTTATTTTTATTTACCGGAATTACGCATTCTTTTTTTTTCTGTTATTACAATCCATCTGCATTGTATTAATTGTCTGGAATGAAAATTACCACCAGGCTGCTTTTCAAAATCTTGCTGATGAATGGGTCGGAAGGTCCTATAAGGCTTATAATCAGGTTACAGAATATCTTCGATTAGGTGATGAAAATTCCCGCTTATCCAAAGAGAACGCGAGGCTCCGGATGCTTATGCCGTCTTCTTTTTACACGGATACTTCAAATGTCTATTCTAAAACTGATTCTATTCACCGGCAGCTGTATACTTATATTCCGGCCCGCGTGATAGAAACAACAACCAATCGTATGAAAAATTACATCATGATAGATAAGGGGAAAAACGATGGTGTGGCACCGCGCATGGCAGTTATCAGCCCTGATGGAATTGTAGGTATTGTAAAAAATGTCTCTGCCCATTTTGCAACCCTTTATTCAGTTTTACATCAGGAGGTAACAATCAGCGGACGTGTGAGGCAAAATGGAAGCCGGGGCACCATTCGATGGGACGGTGGCAATCCGGATTACGTGATTTTAGCCGATATTACCCGGATGGAAAAGCTCCGTCAGGGTGATACTATTTACACAAGTGGCGTTTCAAGGCTGTTTCCCGACAATGTACCGATAGGGACTATTGATCAATTTTCGCTTAAGCCGCCGGGTAATTTTTATGACATTACCGTAAGATTATCAACAAACTTCCGCCGCCTGGATTATGTATATGTAGTAAATTATATGATGCATAGCGAATCGGATTCCCTTATGAACCGGACATTGGAAAATGATAAATAG
- a CDS encoding iron-sulfur cluster assembly accessory protein: MITISNKAKSKVQSLVQETNLNEPYFIRVSVVGGGCSGLSYKMDFDHELKKEDQVFEDKGLKLVCDLKSFLYLCGTELDFSDGLNGKGFHFINPNATRTCACGESFAV; this comes from the coding sequence ATGATTACAATCAGTAACAAGGCAAAGTCGAAAGTTCAATCTCTTGTTCAGGAAACAAATTTAAATGAGCCCTATTTTATTCGTGTTAGTGTAGTAGGGGGTGGATGCAGCGGACTATCTTATAAAATGGACTTTGACCATGAATTAAAAAAAGAGGACCAGGTCTTTGAGGATAAAGGATTGAAGCTGGTTTGTGACTTGAAGAGTTTTCTTTATTTATGCGGAACAGAACTGGATTTTTCAGATGGACTGAATGGTAAAGGATTCCATTTCATAAACCCGAACGCTACAAGAACCTGCGCCTGCGGAGAAAGCTTCGCTGTTTAA
- the mce gene encoding methylmalonyl-CoA epimerase yields the protein MQKIEHIGIAVKNLQSSNDLYKQILGIEHYKLEAVPAESVITSFFKVGENKIELIESADPNGVISKFIEKKGEGIHHIAFSVQDIFEEMERLRNAGFLLLSEQPKLGADNKLVCFVHPKNTNGVLVELCQEIIKR from the coding sequence ATGCAAAAGATCGAGCATATAGGCATCGCTGTAAAAAATCTGCAATCATCAAATGATTTATATAAACAGATTTTAGGAATAGAGCATTATAAGTTGGAAGCCGTACCGGCTGAAAGCGTTATTACCTCTTTTTTTAAGGTAGGAGAAAATAAAATTGAGCTGATTGAATCAGCCGATCCGAATGGGGTAATATCAAAATTCATTGAAAAAAAAGGAGAAGGTATCCATCACATTGCATTTTCAGTACAAGATATTTTTGAAGAAATGGAGCGCCTCAGGAATGCAGGATTCTTATTGCTGAGTGAGCAACCTAAACTCGGAGCAGATAATAAGCTGGTGTGTTTTGTACATCCAAAAAACACAAACGGGGTGTTGGTGGAATTATGCCAGGAGATAATAAAACGTTAG
- a CDS encoding GNAT family N-acetyltransferase — MKIIVETPRLILRQFVPDDYYDVFDLNNDPEVMKYVSGKSFDSLAAAKNFMDHYGEYEKYGMGRWAVILKSTYEFTGYCGLKFQAELGVDGEVNLGYRFFKKFWGQKIATESSLASIDYGFEQLNLKQLGE; from the coding sequence ATGAAAATAATTGTTGAAACACCACGCCTGATTTTGCGGCAATTTGTACCTGATGATTACTATGATGTTTTCGATCTGAACAATGACCCGGAAGTAATGAAGTATGTAAGCGGCAAATCTTTTGACTCCTTAGCGGCTGCAAAAAACTTTATGGATCATTACGGGGAATATGAAAAATATGGTATGGGAAGATGGGCGGTAATTTTAAAATCGACATATGAATTTACAGGTTATTGTGGCTTAAAATTTCAGGCTGAGTTGGGTGTTGACGGGGAAGTTAATCTGGGTTACCGTTTTTTTAAAAAGTTCTGGGGACAAAAGATAGCCACGGAATCTTCCCTGGCATCAATAGATTATGGATTTGAACAACTGAATCTTAAGCAGTTGGGAGAGTGA